In Calothrix sp. PCC 7507, one DNA window encodes the following:
- a CDS encoding R3H domain-containing nucleic acid-binding protein, producing MTITEDLQKLLDILPQGLRQVLENHPKRDILVEVVLDLGRRPEARFPHQAEYLSETPVTQEQIDDCIERVGIFGGDNRAGIEQTLHRISAIRNRTGKIIGLTCRVGRAVFGTIGMIRDLVETGKSILMLGRPGVGKTTALREIARVLADELNKRVVIIDTSNEIAGDGDVAHPAIGRARRMQVAHPDQQHQVMIEAVENHMPEVIIIDEIGTELEALAARTIAERGVQLVGTAHGNQIENLIKNPTLADLVGGIQAVTLGDDEARRRGSQKTVLERKAPPTFEIAVEMLERQRWVVHESVADTVDNLLRGRQPNPQTRTVDDEGKVSVARQLAVVNGRGPHSIFAEDASPPMRPSNGWRSSGQMVALPPFSLERERVTGRSEFDRLLDESFNYSEAVDFDATRQPGPNGEDLPLHIYPYGVSRHQLEQVISVLTLPVILTKDIDSADAILALRSHVKNHAKLRQMAKARHVPIHVIKSSTIPQITRGLRRLLNMDDPELGDDRELQLLLHSGSEDEIDALEEARLAVEQIVIPKGQPVELLPRSSQVRKMQHELVEHYRLKSDSFGEEPNRRLRIYPA from the coding sequence ATGACGATTACAGAAGATCTCCAAAAGTTGTTAGACATTTTGCCCCAAGGCCTGCGACAAGTACTAGAGAATCATCCCAAACGAGATATTTTAGTAGAGGTCGTCTTGGATTTGGGCCGTCGTCCAGAGGCTCGCTTTCCTCACCAAGCGGAGTATCTAAGTGAAACGCCCGTCACTCAAGAACAAATAGATGATTGCATTGAGCGAGTCGGAATTTTTGGCGGAGATAATCGGGCAGGAATTGAGCAAACATTGCATCGAATCAGCGCCATCCGCAACCGCACTGGCAAGATTATTGGTTTGACATGTCGCGTCGGTCGAGCGGTATTTGGCACTATCGGCATGATTCGCGATTTGGTAGAAACTGGTAAATCGATTCTCATGCTAGGTCGTCCAGGAGTCGGTAAAACTACTGCACTACGGGAAATTGCCCGCGTTTTGGCCGATGAGCTAAATAAACGAGTGGTGATTATCGACACCTCCAACGAAATCGCTGGAGATGGTGATGTTGCTCACCCAGCAATTGGCCGCGCTAGACGGATGCAAGTCGCCCATCCTGACCAACAGCATCAGGTAATGATTGAGGCAGTAGAAAACCACATGCCAGAAGTCATTATCATTGATGAAATCGGTACAGAATTGGAAGCTTTAGCCGCGCGTACCATTGCGGAACGGGGTGTGCAATTGGTAGGTACTGCTCATGGTAATCAGATCGAAAACCTGATTAAAAACCCCACCCTGGCTGATTTGGTCGGGGGTATCCAAGCTGTGACTCTGGGAGATGACGAAGCGAGACGGCGCGGTAGTCAAAAGACTGTTCTGGAACGCAAAGCCCCGCCAACTTTTGAGATTGCTGTGGAAATGTTAGAACGGCAACGCTGGGTAGTACATGAAAGTGTAGCTGACACAGTAGATAATCTACTCAGAGGTCGCCAACCTAATCCGCAAACTCGGACTGTAGATGACGAGGGTAAAGTTTCTGTGGCCAGACAGTTGGCGGTGGTTAACGGTCGCGGTCCACACTCAATATTTGCAGAGGATGCCTCACCACCAATGCGACCATCCAACGGCTGGCGCTCATCAGGACAAATGGTAGCATTGCCACCCTTTTCTTTAGAGCGTGAGCGAGTGACTGGACGCAGTGAGTTTGACCGCTTGCTGGATGAATCCTTTAATTATTCCGAAGCCGTTGATTTTGATGCCACTAGACAGCCGGGGCCAAATGGCGAAGATTTGCCACTACATATTTACCCCTATGGAGTTAGCCGCCACCAACTAGAACAAGTGATTAGCGTGCTAACTTTGCCAGTGATATTGACAAAAGACATTGATAGTGCAGATGCAATTTTAGCACTGCGATCGCATGTCAAAAACCACGCCAAATTAAGGCAAATGGCCAAAGCTCGCCACGTACCCATCCACGTAATTAAATCCAGCACCATACCGCAAATTACCCGTGGCTTGCGGCGCTTGCTGAACATGGATGACCCAGAACTAGGCGATGACCGCGAACTACAACTGTTATTGCACAGTGGTAGTGAAGACGAGATTGACGCTTTAGAAGAAGCTAGGCTAGCAGTAGAGCAGATAGTGATTCCTAAAGGACAGCCAGTCGAGTTATTACCCCGTTCTTCCCAAGTCCGCAAAATGCAGCATGAGTTGGTAGAACACTATCGCCTCAAATCCGATAGTTTTGGCGAAGAACCAAATCGCCGCTTACGGATTTATCCCGCGTAA
- a CDS encoding LuxR C-terminal-related transcriptional regulator, protein MANSLHAAFQAIANVRNEQELKLALKDTVGQHFGVQRWGIYLLNDQSTAEIDAQSIPAVCLESNPVGRYVVERHAPAHEQLILSPGDWKDICPRSDHEHVMTGPIVCDGRLVGTLNLARAKGNPPFNGNDLADLSALCIHLSTKLATLRAQPKTFPPSLACPLTPRELQIAELVAQGLTNTEIAARLWISQNSVKQALKRMFRKLKVSARAEMVARLQDILVSARIN, encoded by the coding sequence ATGGCTAATTCTCTTCATGCTGCATTTCAAGCGATCGCCAATGTCCGCAATGAGCAAGAACTTAAACTAGCTCTCAAAGACACAGTTGGCCAGCATTTTGGCGTGCAACGTTGGGGAATTTATCTCCTAAATGACCAATCAACAGCCGAGATAGATGCTCAAAGCATTCCAGCCGTATGCTTAGAAAGCAATCCAGTCGGACGCTATGTAGTTGAACGCCACGCCCCCGCTCATGAACAATTAATCTTATCTCCAGGAGACTGGAAAGATATTTGCCCCCGTTCTGACCATGAACACGTGATGACTGGCCCAATTGTGTGCGATGGTCGTCTTGTCGGCACTCTTAACTTAGCCCGCGCCAAGGGGAATCCGCCATTTAATGGTAATGATTTAGCTGACCTCAGTGCTTTATGCATTCATTTATCCACAAAACTTGCTACCCTCAGAGCGCAACCAAAAACATTCCCACCCTCGTTAGCCTGTCCCTTGACACCGCGCGAGTTACAAATCGCTGAACTTGTAGCCCAAGGCTTAACTAACACCGAAATCGCCGCTAGACTTTGGATTAGTCAAAATTCTGTCAAGCAAGCTTTGAAAAGGATGTTCCGTAAGCTTAAGGTTTCAGCCCGTGCGGAGATGGTGGCACGACTACAAGATATTCTAGTTTCAGCGAGGATTAATTGA
- a CDS encoding DUF3386 domain-containing protein, whose amino-acid sequence MTVTQLSAQELFRAAYENRYTWDKNFPGYTTDVTYKYDDQVFTAKVRINADLKAEVLDIENEQAKQAIHNQAWEIAIHRIRRAFEDNHSANTFSYGATAENGAVEILVGGKSDGDKYKVHNNEVSHVHRLIHGTFVTIDTFSSHNTGEGYLSHTYDSVYHDPKTGEQKGGRSEFTDEYEKVGKYFILNRREIRTETAGKISTQEFIFSNIQLLEPVVA is encoded by the coding sequence ATGACAGTTACACAACTTTCAGCTCAGGAACTTTTCCGGGCTGCTTATGAAAACCGTTACACTTGGGACAAGAATTTTCCTGGCTACACCACCGATGTCACATATAAATATGACGATCAAGTATTTACAGCTAAAGTTCGCATCAACGCCGATTTGAAAGCGGAAGTGTTGGACATAGAGAATGAGCAAGCCAAACAAGCGATTCACAATCAAGCTTGGGAAATTGCCATTCACCGCATCCGCCGCGCCTTTGAAGACAACCACAGCGCCAATACTTTTAGCTATGGCGCGACAGCAGAAAATGGTGCTGTGGAAATTTTGGTTGGTGGTAAGTCAGATGGCGATAAGTACAAAGTCCATAATAATGAAGTCAGCCACGTTCACCGCCTGATCCACGGGACTTTTGTGACTATTGACACCTTCAGCAGTCACAACACTGGGGAAGGCTACCTATCCCACACTTATGACTCTGTATATCATGACCCCAAAACCGGGGAACAAAAGGGTGGTAGAAGCGAATTTACTGATGAATATGAAAAAGTTGGTAAATACTTCATTCTGAATCGCCGCGAGATTCGCACCGAGACAGCAGGTAAAATTTCCACTCAGGAATTTATCTTCTCGAATATCCAGTTGCTGGAGCCTGTTGTAGCTTAA
- a CDS encoding ATP-dependent helicase produces MSDANFTAPVSSESLHSELLQRSPVSSLRTEAIARIRNSLRPGQQQMADWYAGPLAVSAVPGAGKSTGMAAAAAIAIARQYENAAQSRPSSRRQLVVVTFTRSAAANIKAKIRKYLRDDLSLPQTGFFVYTLHGLALNIASRHPNLSGLQLENVTLITPTQSHRFIRTAVEQWINNNPRLYLRLLEGSQFDGEETERLRRQSVLRTEVLPELATTVIHEAKSSGLSPEKLREWSQQTTDVYGILNVAAGLYEQYQNLMRSREFIDYDDMILAALRVLDNDSARRIEQNQVFAVFEDEAQDSSPLQTQLLEILASDGGDGGVMKDYYSPSSSSSPSSSINLVRVGDPNQAINSTFTPADPIYFRQFCEECDRLQKLATMDQAGRSTRIIIAAANFALEWINSFYGSKNQQAPPAPLLPFRPQHIRPVDTGDPQQDANPAPVGRGLELYTPRDIHHTIELLSQRVIELFAQAPTQVSAAVLVRENRQGRWLAEALTPVCKEHKITLYDVGERDRRSHIPQEILALLQFCDRPHSPDYLKAALEVLVGRQLIPTQDLNVLASLPEDFLYPGPLAQPQSEPVQKASHLCRSLLRARLELPIYHLISFLALTLNYDQAELATADKLTERVNQQIAGNSSMGAMLSALSEIVSSERFEAVEAEDLEARYTRNGQLTIITMHKAKGLDWDYVFLPFLHENLIPGRFWVPPQSQFLGNFTLSEVARAQVRAALHGESDIPDVSQAWEQAKHLKTAEEYRLLYVAMTRAKRLLWMSASQKAPFTWSKPENLQEQAPCPVFPALKRQFPEFVVNLAAMVK; encoded by the coding sequence ATGTCAGACGCTAATTTTACTGCTCCTGTGTCTTCAGAATCTCTCCACTCAGAACTATTACAACGATCGCCTGTGTCGTCCCTACGTACAGAGGCGATCGCCCGCATTCGTAATAGTCTCCGCCCTGGACAACAACAAATGGCAGATTGGTACGCTGGGCCATTGGCTGTTTCTGCTGTCCCAGGTGCGGGTAAATCTACGGGGATGGCGGCGGCGGCGGCGATCGCTATTGCGCGTCAATATGAAAATGCTGCCCAGTCCCGCCCCTCTTCCCGTCGTCAGTTGGTGGTTGTGACTTTTACACGCTCTGCTGCTGCCAATATTAAAGCGAAAATCCGCAAATATTTACGGGATGACTTATCTCTCCCACAAACGGGCTTTTTTGTCTATACGTTGCATGGTTTAGCGTTGAATATTGCCAGCCGTCATCCCAATTTATCCGGTTTGCAGCTAGAAAATGTCACATTAATCACACCAACCCAGAGTCATCGCTTCATCAGGACTGCCGTAGAGCAATGGATTAACAACAATCCCAGACTTTATTTGCGATTGTTAGAAGGTAGCCAATTTGACGGAGAAGAAACAGAAAGGTTGCGTCGTCAATCGGTGCTGCGGACGGAAGTATTGCCAGAATTAGCGACTACAGTAATTCACGAAGCCAAAAGTTCTGGTCTATCGCCAGAAAAATTGCGGGAGTGGAGTCAACAAACCACGGATGTATATGGGATTTTGAACGTAGCCGCCGGGTTATATGAGCAATATCAGAATTTAATGCGATCGCGTGAATTCATCGACTACGACGATATGATTTTAGCGGCACTGCGCGTCCTCGACAACGACAGCGCCCGCCGCATCGAGCAAAACCAAGTTTTCGCCGTCTTTGAAGACGAAGCCCAAGATTCTAGTCCCTTGCAGACGCAGTTGTTAGAGATTTTGGCAAGTGATGGGGGTGATGGGGGAGTAATGAAAGATTATTATTCACCCTCATCCTCCTCCTCTCCCTCATCTTCAATCAACTTAGTGCGAGTTGGCGACCCGAACCAGGCGATTAACTCTACTTTCACACCAGCTGACCCGATTTATTTTCGGCAATTTTGCGAAGAATGCGATCGCCTGCAAAAACTCGCAACAATGGATCAAGCTGGTCGTAGTACCAGAATTATTATTGCCGCCGCTAACTTTGCGCTGGAATGGATCAACAGCTTTTATGGCAGCAAAAATCAACAAGCTCCCCCTGCCCCTCTCCTCCCCTTCCGTCCGCAACACATTCGCCCAGTTGACACAGGCGACCCCCAGCAAGATGCTAATCCTGCACCAGTGGGACGGGGACTAGAACTGTATACACCTCGTGATATTCATCACACCATCGAGTTACTTTCCCAGAGGGTGATTGAGTTATTTGCCCAAGCGCCAACACAAGTCAGTGCAGCAGTTTTAGTGCGAGAAAATCGCCAAGGAAGATGGTTGGCAGAAGCACTGACACCAGTCTGCAAAGAGCATAAAATTACACTTTATGATGTGGGAGAACGCGATCGCCGCTCTCATATTCCCCAAGAGATATTAGCATTATTGCAATTTTGCGATCGCCCCCATTCCCCCGACTACCTCAAAGCCGCCCTTGAAGTCTTGGTAGGGCGTCAATTGATACCTACCCAAGACCTCAATGTCCTCGCTAGTTTACCAGAAGACTTTTTGTATCCAGGTCCCTTAGCACAACCCCAGTCAGAGCCAGTACAAAAAGCCTCACACCTGTGTCGTAGCTTACTCCGTGCCCGGTTGGAATTGCCCATTTACCACCTAATTTCTTTCTTAGCCTTGACGTTAAATTACGACCAAGCAGAATTAGCCACGGCTGACAAACTCACAGAACGGGTAAATCAGCAAATAGCTGGTAATAGTTCAATGGGGGCGATGTTGTCAGCTTTAAGTGAAATCGTCAGTTCTGAGAGGTTTGAAGCTGTAGAAGCAGAAGATTTAGAAGCCCGTTACACCCGGAATGGTCAACTGACTATTATCACCATGCATAAAGCCAAAGGGCTAGATTGGGACTATGTTTTTCTCCCCTTTCTCCACGAAAACTTGATTCCTGGTCGGTTTTGGGTGCCGCCCCAAAGCCAGTTTTTAGGCAATTTTACTTTATCGGAAGTAGCTCGTGCCCAAGTGCGTGCAGCACTCCACGGTGAATCTGATATACCCGATGTCAGCCAAGCTTGGGAACAAGCAAAACACTTAAAAACTGCCGAGGAATATCGGTTACTCTACGTAGCGATGACACGCGCCAAGCGCCTATTGTGGATGTCTGCATCTCAAAAAGCACCGTTTACTTGGAGCAAACCAGAGAACTTACAAGAACAAGCGCCATGTCCAGTGTTTCCAGCATTAAAGCGTCAGTTTCCTGAGTTTGTAGTGAACTTGGCAGCGATGGTGAAATAA
- a CDS encoding NAD(P)-dependent oxidoreductase produces the protein MQKLLITGASGFLGWHICQITKQEWEVYGTYLSHSIEIAGMKTLKANLTDFQELKRIFRDINPDAVIHTAAQSQPNFCQTHPQESQAINVTASCDIAGLCADYSIPCVFTSTDLVFDGLNAPYRETDPVCPINLYGEQKVMAEVGMLERYPQTAVCRMPLMFGMATPTASSFIQPFIQTLETGKELNLFIDEFRTPVSATTASQGILLALEKVNGYIHLGGKERISRYHFGQLLVEIFQLPVTNLQACRQQDVKMAAPRPPDVSLDSSKAFELGYKPLSLRQELLEIIGLALSR, from the coding sequence ATGCAAAAATTACTAATTACTGGAGCTAGTGGTTTTTTAGGATGGCATATTTGCCAAATTACAAAACAAGAATGGGAAGTTTATGGCACTTATTTATCCCATAGCATAGAAATTGCTGGCATGAAAACTCTGAAGGCTAACTTGACAGATTTTCAAGAACTTAAGCGCATATTTCGTGATATTAATCCAGATGCAGTTATTCATACTGCTGCACAATCTCAACCGAATTTTTGCCAAACTCACCCTCAAGAATCCCAAGCCATTAATGTGACAGCATCTTGCGATATAGCTGGACTTTGTGCTGATTACTCTATTCCTTGTGTTTTTACCTCAACTGACTTAGTTTTTGATGGATTAAATGCTCCCTATCGAGAAACAGATCCCGTGTGTCCTATAAATCTTTATGGTGAGCAAAAAGTTATGGCTGAAGTAGGTATGCTAGAGCGATATCCCCAAACTGCAGTATGCCGGATGCCGTTAATGTTTGGGATGGCAACACCTACAGCTAGTAGCTTTATACAGCCATTTATCCAAACTTTAGAAACCGGAAAAGAACTAAATTTATTTATAGATGAATTTCGCACACCAGTGAGTGCAACAACTGCATCTCAAGGAATTTTATTAGCTCTAGAAAAAGTTAACGGATACATACACTTAGGTGGAAAAGAAAGAATTTCTCGCTATCATTTCGGACAGTTATTAGTAGAAATATTCCAACTCCCTGTCACAAATCTTCAAGCTTGCCGACAACAAGATGTGAAAATGGCAGCACCTAGACCACCAGATGTTTCTTTGGATAGTTCTAAAGCATTTGAGTTAGGATATAAACCTCTATCATTACGACAAGAATTATTAGAGATTATAGGACTAGCCCTTTCAAGGTGA